A genomic window from Rattus norvegicus strain BN/NHsdMcwi chromosome 9, GRCr8, whole genome shotgun sequence includes:
- the Inpp1 gene encoding inositol polyphosphate 1-phosphatase isoform X1, protein MLTGQAKQEREETTESQRVGEAEEKALEMSDILLELLRVSEKAANIARACRQQEALFQLLIEEKKGAEKNKKFAADFKTLADVLVQEVIKQNMENKFPGLGKKVFGEESNEFTNDLGEKITVELQSTEKETAELLSRVLNGNMLASEALAKVVHEDVDLTDPTLESLEISIPQEILGIWVDPIDSTYQYIKGSANVKSNQGVFPSGLQCVTILIGVYDLQTGLPLMGVINQPFASQNLTTLRWTGQCYWGLSYMGNNIHSLQLAISKSNSETQTENSDRESSNPFSAVISTSEKDTIKTALSDVCGGSVFPAAGAGYKSLCVVQGLADIYIFSEDTTYKWDSCAAHAILRAMGGGIVDMKECLERSPDTGLDLPQLLYHVENKGASGVDLWANKGGLIAYRSRNRLDTFLSRLIQSLGPLKTQT, encoded by the exons CTGAGAGCCAGCGGGTGGGTGAGGCTGAGGAGAAGGCGTTAGAAATGTCAGACATCCTCCTGGAACTGCTCCGTGTCTCTGAGAAGGCTGCTAACATTGCCAGGGCATGCCGGCAGCAGGAGGCTCTCTTCCAGCTGCTTATCGAAGAGAAGAAAGGTGCAGAGAAGAACAAGAAGTTTGCTGCAGATTTCAAGACCCTGGCGGATGTGCTGGTACAGGAAGTTATAAAACAGAACATGGAGAACAAG TTTCCAGGCTTGGGGAAAAAAGTTTTTGGAGAAGAATCCAATGAGTTTACAAATGATTTAG GGGAAAAGATCACAGTGGAACTGCAGTCCACAGAGAAGGAAACAGCAGAGCTTCTTAGCAGAGTCCTTAATGGCAACATGCTGGCGTCTGAGGCATTGGCTAAGGTGGTTCATGAGGATGTGGATTTAACTGATCCCACTCTGGAGTCACTGGAGATCAGCATCCCACAGGAGATTCTTGGGATTTGGGTGGATCCCATAG ATTCAACCTATCAGTATATCAAAGGTTCTGCCAATGTTAAATCCAACCAAGGAGTTTTCCCCAGCGGACTTCAGTGTGTGACCATTTTAATTGGTGTCTATGACCTACAGACAGGCCTGCCTCTGATGGGAGTCATCAATCAGCCGTTTGCGTCCCAAAACCTAACTACTTTAAG GTGGACAGGACAGTGCTACTGGGGCCTTTCTTACATGGGGAACAACATCCATTCCCTGCAACTCGCCATCTCTAAAAGCAACAGTGAAACACAAACTGAAAACTCCGACAGGGAGTCCTCCAACCCCTTTTCCGCAGTCATCAGTACCAGCGAAAAGGACACCATCAAAACCGCTCTATCAGACGTGTGCGGAGGTAGCGTCTTCCCTGCGGCGGGGGCTGGTTACAAGAGCCTCTGTGTAGTCCAGGGCTTGGCTGACATTTACATCTTCTCAGAAGACACTACGTACAAGTGGGACTCCTGTGCTGCTCACGCCATTCTGAGGGCCATGGGCGGGGGCATTGTAGACATGAAAGAGTGCTTAGAGAGAAGTCCAGACACAGGGCTGGATTTGCCACAGCTGCTGTATCATGTGGAAAATAAAGGTGCTTCTGGGGTGGATCTCTGGGCCAACAAGGGAGGGCTGATAGCATACAGGTCCAGGAATCGGCTGGACACTTTCCTAAGCCGCCTCATCCAAAGCCTGGGACCTCTAAAGACACAAACATAG
- the Inpp1 gene encoding inositol polyphosphate 1-phosphatase isoform X3, with amino-acid sequence MLTGQAKQEREETTESQRVGEAEEKALEMSDILLELLRVSEKAANIARACRQQEALFQLLIEEKKGAEKNKKFAADFKTLADVLVQEVIKQNMENKFPGLGKKVFGEESNEFTNDLDSTYQYIKGSANVKSNQGVFPSGLQCVTILIGVYDLQTGLPLMGVINQPFASQNLTTLRWTGQCYWGLSYMGNNIHSLQLAISKSNSETQTENSDRESSNPFSAVISTSEKDTIKTALSDVCGGSVFPAAGAGYKSLCVVQGLADIYIFSEDTTYKWDSCAAHAILRAMGGGIVDMKECLERSPDTGLDLPQLLYHVENKGASGVDLWANKGGLIAYRSRNRLDTFLSRLIQSLGPLKTQT; translated from the exons CTGAGAGCCAGCGGGTGGGTGAGGCTGAGGAGAAGGCGTTAGAAATGTCAGACATCCTCCTGGAACTGCTCCGTGTCTCTGAGAAGGCTGCTAACATTGCCAGGGCATGCCGGCAGCAGGAGGCTCTCTTCCAGCTGCTTATCGAAGAGAAGAAAGGTGCAGAGAAGAACAAGAAGTTTGCTGCAGATTTCAAGACCCTGGCGGATGTGCTGGTACAGGAAGTTATAAAACAGAACATGGAGAACAAG TTTCCAGGCTTGGGGAAAAAAGTTTTTGGAGAAGAATCCAATGAGTTTACAAATGATTTAG ATTCAACCTATCAGTATATCAAAGGTTCTGCCAATGTTAAATCCAACCAAGGAGTTTTCCCCAGCGGACTTCAGTGTGTGACCATTTTAATTGGTGTCTATGACCTACAGACAGGCCTGCCTCTGATGGGAGTCATCAATCAGCCGTTTGCGTCCCAAAACCTAACTACTTTAAG GTGGACAGGACAGTGCTACTGGGGCCTTTCTTACATGGGGAACAACATCCATTCCCTGCAACTCGCCATCTCTAAAAGCAACAGTGAAACACAAACTGAAAACTCCGACAGGGAGTCCTCCAACCCCTTTTCCGCAGTCATCAGTACCAGCGAAAAGGACACCATCAAAACCGCTCTATCAGACGTGTGCGGAGGTAGCGTCTTCCCTGCGGCGGGGGCTGGTTACAAGAGCCTCTGTGTAGTCCAGGGCTTGGCTGACATTTACATCTTCTCAGAAGACACTACGTACAAGTGGGACTCCTGTGCTGCTCACGCCATTCTGAGGGCCATGGGCGGGGGCATTGTAGACATGAAAGAGTGCTTAGAGAGAAGTCCAGACACAGGGCTGGATTTGCCACAGCTGCTGTATCATGTGGAAAATAAAGGTGCTTCTGGGGTGGATCTCTGGGCCAACAAGGGAGGGCTGATAGCATACAGGTCCAGGAATCGGCTGGACACTTTCCTAAGCCGCCTCATCCAAAGCCTGGGACCTCTAAAGACACAAACATAG
- the Inpp1 gene encoding inositol polyphosphate 1-phosphatase isoform X2 — MSDILLELLRVSEKAANIARACRQQEALFQLLIEEKKGAEKNKKFAADFKTLADVLVQEVIKQNMENKFPGLGKKVFGEESNEFTNDLGEKITVELQSTEKETAELLSRVLNGNMLASEALAKVVHEDVDLTDPTLESLEISIPQEILGIWVDPIDSTYQYIKGSANVKSNQGVFPSGLQCVTILIGVYDLQTGLPLMGVINQPFASQNLTTLRWTGQCYWGLSYMGNNIHSLQLAISKSNSETQTENSDRESSNPFSAVISTSEKDTIKTALSDVCGGSVFPAAGAGYKSLCVVQGLADIYIFSEDTTYKWDSCAAHAILRAMGGGIVDMKECLERSPDTGLDLPQLLYHVENKGASGVDLWANKGGLIAYRSRNRLDTFLSRLIQSLGPLKTQT, encoded by the exons ATGTCAGACATCCTCCTGGAACTGCTCCGTGTCTCTGAGAAGGCTGCTAACATTGCCAGGGCATGCCGGCAGCAGGAGGCTCTCTTCCAGCTGCTTATCGAAGAGAAGAAAGGTGCAGAGAAGAACAAGAAGTTTGCTGCAGATTTCAAGACCCTGGCGGATGTGCTGGTACAGGAAGTTATAAAACAGAACATGGAGAACAAG TTTCCAGGCTTGGGGAAAAAAGTTTTTGGAGAAGAATCCAATGAGTTTACAAATGATTTAG GGGAAAAGATCACAGTGGAACTGCAGTCCACAGAGAAGGAAACAGCAGAGCTTCTTAGCAGAGTCCTTAATGGCAACATGCTGGCGTCTGAGGCATTGGCTAAGGTGGTTCATGAGGATGTGGATTTAACTGATCCCACTCTGGAGTCACTGGAGATCAGCATCCCACAGGAGATTCTTGGGATTTGGGTGGATCCCATAG ATTCAACCTATCAGTATATCAAAGGTTCTGCCAATGTTAAATCCAACCAAGGAGTTTTCCCCAGCGGACTTCAGTGTGTGACCATTTTAATTGGTGTCTATGACCTACAGACAGGCCTGCCTCTGATGGGAGTCATCAATCAGCCGTTTGCGTCCCAAAACCTAACTACTTTAAG GTGGACAGGACAGTGCTACTGGGGCCTTTCTTACATGGGGAACAACATCCATTCCCTGCAACTCGCCATCTCTAAAAGCAACAGTGAAACACAAACTGAAAACTCCGACAGGGAGTCCTCCAACCCCTTTTCCGCAGTCATCAGTACCAGCGAAAAGGACACCATCAAAACCGCTCTATCAGACGTGTGCGGAGGTAGCGTCTTCCCTGCGGCGGGGGCTGGTTACAAGAGCCTCTGTGTAGTCCAGGGCTTGGCTGACATTTACATCTTCTCAGAAGACACTACGTACAAGTGGGACTCCTGTGCTGCTCACGCCATTCTGAGGGCCATGGGCGGGGGCATTGTAGACATGAAAGAGTGCTTAGAGAGAAGTCCAGACACAGGGCTGGATTTGCCACAGCTGCTGTATCATGTGGAAAATAAAGGTGCTTCTGGGGTGGATCTCTGGGCCAACAAGGGAGGGCTGATAGCATACAGGTCCAGGAATCGGCTGGACACTTTCCTAAGCCGCCTCATCCAAAGCCTGGGACCTCTAAAGACACAAACATAG
- the Inpp1 gene encoding inositol polyphosphate 1-phosphatase isoform X5, with translation MPAAGGSLPAAYRREERCREEQEVCCRFQDPGGCAGTGSYKTEHGEQDSTYQYIKGSANVKSNQGVFPSGLQCVTILIGVYDLQTGLPLMGVINQPFASQNLTTLRWTGQCYWGLSYMGNNIHSLQLAISKSNSETQTENSDRESSNPFSAVISTSEKDTIKTALSDVCGGSVFPAAGAGYKSLCVVQGLADIYIFSEDTTYKWDSCAAHAILRAMGGGIVDMKECLERSPDTGLDLPQLLYHVENKGASGVDLWANKGGLIAYRSRNRLDTFLSRLIQSLGPLKTQT, from the exons ATGCCGGCAGCAGGAGGCTCTCTTCCAGCTGCTTATCGAAGAGAAGAAAGGTGCAGAGAAGAACAAGAAGTTTGCTGCAGATTTCAAGACCCTGGCGGATGTGCTGGTACAGGAAGTTATAAAACAGAACATGGAGAACAAG ATTCAACCTATCAGTATATCAAAGGTTCTGCCAATGTTAAATCCAACCAAGGAGTTTTCCCCAGCGGACTTCAGTGTGTGACCATTTTAATTGGTGTCTATGACCTACAGACAGGCCTGCCTCTGATGGGAGTCATCAATCAGCCGTTTGCGTCCCAAAACCTAACTACTTTAAG GTGGACAGGACAGTGCTACTGGGGCCTTTCTTACATGGGGAACAACATCCATTCCCTGCAACTCGCCATCTCTAAAAGCAACAGTGAAACACAAACTGAAAACTCCGACAGGGAGTCCTCCAACCCCTTTTCCGCAGTCATCAGTACCAGCGAAAAGGACACCATCAAAACCGCTCTATCAGACGTGTGCGGAGGTAGCGTCTTCCCTGCGGCGGGGGCTGGTTACAAGAGCCTCTGTGTAGTCCAGGGCTTGGCTGACATTTACATCTTCTCAGAAGACACTACGTACAAGTGGGACTCCTGTGCTGCTCACGCCATTCTGAGGGCCATGGGCGGGGGCATTGTAGACATGAAAGAGTGCTTAGAGAGAAGTCCAGACACAGGGCTGGATTTGCCACAGCTGCTGTATCATGTGGAAAATAAAGGTGCTTCTGGGGTGGATCTCTGGGCCAACAAGGGAGGGCTGATAGCATACAGGTCCAGGAATCGGCTGGACACTTTCCTAAGCCGCCTCATCCAAAGCCTGGGACCTCTAAAGACACAAACATAG
- the Inpp1 gene encoding inositol polyphosphate 1-phosphatase isoform X4 → MPAAGGSLPAAYRREERCREEQEVCCRFQDPGGCAGTGSYKTEHGEQGEKITVELQSTEKETAELLSRVLNGNMLASEALAKVVHEDVDLTDPTLESLEISIPQEILGIWVDPIDSTYQYIKGSANVKSNQGVFPSGLQCVTILIGVYDLQTGLPLMGVINQPFASQNLTTLRWTGQCYWGLSYMGNNIHSLQLAISKSNSETQTENSDRESSNPFSAVISTSEKDTIKTALSDVCGGSVFPAAGAGYKSLCVVQGLADIYIFSEDTTYKWDSCAAHAILRAMGGGIVDMKECLERSPDTGLDLPQLLYHVENKGASGVDLWANKGGLIAYRSRNRLDTFLSRLIQSLGPLKTQT, encoded by the exons ATGCCGGCAGCAGGAGGCTCTCTTCCAGCTGCTTATCGAAGAGAAGAAAGGTGCAGAGAAGAACAAGAAGTTTGCTGCAGATTTCAAGACCCTGGCGGATGTGCTGGTACAGGAAGTTATAAAACAGAACATGGAGAACAAG GGGAAAAGATCACAGTGGAACTGCAGTCCACAGAGAAGGAAACAGCAGAGCTTCTTAGCAGAGTCCTTAATGGCAACATGCTGGCGTCTGAGGCATTGGCTAAGGTGGTTCATGAGGATGTGGATTTAACTGATCCCACTCTGGAGTCACTGGAGATCAGCATCCCACAGGAGATTCTTGGGATTTGGGTGGATCCCATAG ATTCAACCTATCAGTATATCAAAGGTTCTGCCAATGTTAAATCCAACCAAGGAGTTTTCCCCAGCGGACTTCAGTGTGTGACCATTTTAATTGGTGTCTATGACCTACAGACAGGCCTGCCTCTGATGGGAGTCATCAATCAGCCGTTTGCGTCCCAAAACCTAACTACTTTAAG GTGGACAGGACAGTGCTACTGGGGCCTTTCTTACATGGGGAACAACATCCATTCCCTGCAACTCGCCATCTCTAAAAGCAACAGTGAAACACAAACTGAAAACTCCGACAGGGAGTCCTCCAACCCCTTTTCCGCAGTCATCAGTACCAGCGAAAAGGACACCATCAAAACCGCTCTATCAGACGTGTGCGGAGGTAGCGTCTTCCCTGCGGCGGGGGCTGGTTACAAGAGCCTCTGTGTAGTCCAGGGCTTGGCTGACATTTACATCTTCTCAGAAGACACTACGTACAAGTGGGACTCCTGTGCTGCTCACGCCATTCTGAGGGCCATGGGCGGGGGCATTGTAGACATGAAAGAGTGCTTAGAGAGAAGTCCAGACACAGGGCTGGATTTGCCACAGCTGCTGTATCATGTGGAAAATAAAGGTGCTTCTGGGGTGGATCTCTGGGCCAACAAGGGAGGGCTGATAGCATACAGGTCCAGGAATCGGCTGGACACTTTCCTAAGCCGCCTCATCCAAAGCCTGGGACCTCTAAAGACACAAACATAG